A single region of the Actinoplanes sp. SE50/110 genome encodes:
- a CDS encoding MFS transporter — translation MRGWLREAAGGLPRQFWFLWTGTLINRIGSFVVPFLSIYLTSERHFTQSQAGLVIGLYGVGGAVGTMTGGMLTDRWGRRPTMLTAQFGAAALMLTLGLTHPYPGILIVTTLLGAFAEGVRPAFGAMMVDIVPERDRVRAFSLNYWAVNLGFALAAIVAGLAAEANFTVLFVADAASTVLTGLITVLLLRETRPAHRPAASGVAPAAGLATALRDRTFLAFMLVNLLTVLVMLQHLSTLPITMLTDGLSAATYGWVIAVNGFLIVAGQLFVPRLIAGRRPHRVLAVAALIMGTGFGLVTFAHAAWMYAVTVVIWTLGEMLQSPSNAATVAALSPAPLRGRYQGLNSLSWSAGGTLAPILGGLVLQDRGTTALWTGCFGLCAVAAAGHLATGPARVRRAALLTRETDTPSGVR, via the coding sequence GTGCGAGGTTGGTTGCGGGAGGCCGCGGGCGGACTGCCGCGGCAGTTCTGGTTCCTCTGGACCGGGACCCTGATCAACCGGATCGGCTCGTTCGTGGTGCCGTTTCTGAGCATCTACCTGACCAGCGAGCGGCACTTCACGCAGAGCCAGGCCGGCCTGGTGATCGGCCTCTACGGCGTCGGCGGGGCGGTCGGCACGATGACCGGCGGCATGCTGACCGACCGTTGGGGCCGGCGACCGACCATGCTCACCGCCCAGTTCGGCGCGGCGGCACTGATGCTGACCCTCGGCCTCACCCACCCGTACCCGGGCATCCTGATCGTCACCACCCTGCTCGGCGCCTTCGCCGAGGGGGTCCGGCCGGCCTTCGGCGCGATGATGGTCGACATCGTGCCCGAGCGTGACCGGGTCCGGGCGTTCTCGCTGAACTACTGGGCGGTCAACCTGGGTTTCGCACTCGCCGCGATCGTCGCCGGCCTGGCCGCCGAGGCGAACTTCACCGTGCTGTTCGTCGCCGACGCGGCCAGCACGGTGCTCACCGGGTTGATCACCGTGCTGCTGCTGCGCGAGACCCGGCCCGCCCACCGCCCGGCCGCCTCCGGCGTGGCCCCGGCCGCCGGCCTGGCGACCGCGCTGCGCGACCGCACGTTCCTCGCCTTCATGCTGGTCAACCTGCTGACCGTGCTGGTCATGCTGCAGCACCTGTCGACCCTGCCGATCACCATGCTGACTGACGGGCTGTCCGCCGCGACGTACGGCTGGGTGATCGCGGTCAACGGCTTCCTGATCGTCGCCGGGCAGTTGTTCGTGCCGCGGCTGATCGCCGGCCGCCGCCCGCACCGCGTCCTCGCGGTCGCCGCACTGATCATGGGGACCGGCTTCGGGCTGGTCACGTTCGCCCACGCCGCCTGGATGTACGCGGTCACCGTGGTGATCTGGACGCTCGGCGAGATGCTGCAGTCGCCGAGCAACGCGGCCACCGTCGCCGCCCTGTCCCCGGCCCCGCTGCGCGGCCGCTACCAGGGACTCAACTCACTGTCCTGGTCGGCCGGCGGGACCCTCGCGCCGATCCTGGGCGGGCTGGTGCTGCAGGACCGGGGCACGACCGCGCTGTGGACCGGCTGTTTCGGCCTGTGCGCGGTGGCCGCCGCGGGACACCTGGCCACCGGTCCGGCCCGGGTCCGGCGGGCCGCCCTGCTCACTCGCGAGACGGACACCCCCTCCGGCGTTCGGTAA
- a CDS encoding cell wall metabolism sensor histidine kinase WalK: MDWGYAVGSVSAALAVGVGAGLALARVRQPSPVDVARDGSPEGRAAIEPDDDRPAGKHGLKGLGRKSLDSLRVGVVVLDADDYPVLVNPAARAMGLLRSGGAPGTIAAHPILRTLAGQVRRTGVRREVELDLPRGRAGGAQAPLGLHLRAVALNASHVAVEAADVTESHRLARVRRDFVANVSHELKTPIGALQLLAEALLDATQLPETAPGAQSEDLQAARRFAERIHHESARMGRLVSELLELSRLQGAEPLPTPEPVSLDWVIAEVLDRTRTTSSAKSIEVTSSGPKGLMAYGSDSQFATAVTNLVENAIAYSGPDTRVEVTVRQESEWIEIDVRDQGIGISPQDVDRIFERFYRADQARSRATGGTGLGLAIVKHIATNHGGRVDVTSALGEGSTFTLRLPARPPESPSLSPTATEI; the protein is encoded by the coding sequence GTGGATTGGGGATACGCCGTCGGCTCGGTCTCAGCCGCGCTGGCCGTCGGTGTCGGTGCTGGGCTGGCCCTCGCCCGTGTCCGGCAACCGTCGCCGGTCGACGTGGCCCGGGACGGCTCACCGGAGGGGAGAGCCGCCATCGAACCGGACGACGATCGCCCGGCGGGTAAGCACGGCCTGAAAGGGCTGGGCCGCAAGAGTCTCGACTCGCTCCGGGTGGGAGTCGTGGTGCTCGACGCGGACGACTATCCGGTGCTGGTCAACCCGGCCGCCCGGGCGATGGGCCTGCTGCGCTCCGGCGGGGCGCCGGGCACCATCGCGGCCCATCCGATCCTGCGCACTCTGGCCGGCCAGGTGCGCCGGACGGGCGTACGCCGGGAAGTCGAACTTGATCTTCCGCGGGGCCGGGCCGGTGGGGCGCAGGCCCCGCTCGGGCTGCACCTGCGGGCCGTGGCGCTGAACGCGTCGCACGTCGCGGTCGAGGCGGCCGACGTGACCGAGTCGCACCGGCTGGCCCGGGTTCGGCGGGATTTCGTGGCGAACGTCAGCCACGAGCTGAAGACGCCGATCGGCGCGCTGCAGCTGCTGGCCGAGGCCCTGCTGGACGCCACCCAGCTGCCCGAGACCGCACCCGGGGCGCAGTCCGAGGACCTGCAGGCCGCGCGCCGGTTCGCCGAGCGGATCCACCACGAGTCGGCCCGGATGGGCCGGCTGGTGAGCGAGCTGCTGGAGCTGAGCCGGCTGCAGGGCGCCGAGCCGCTGCCCACCCCCGAACCGGTGTCGCTGGACTGGGTGATCGCCGAGGTGCTGGACCGCACCCGGACCACCTCCTCGGCGAAGAGCATCGAGGTCACCAGCTCCGGGCCGAAGGGCCTGATGGCGTACGGCAGCGACAGCCAGTTCGCCACCGCGGTGACCAACCTGGTGGAGAACGCCATCGCCTACTCCGGCCCGGACACCAGGGTCGAGGTGACCGTCCGGCAGGAGTCGGAGTGGATCGAGATCGACGTCCGCGACCAGGGCATCGGCATCTCCCCCCAGGACGTGGACCGGATCTTCGAAAGGTTCTACCGAGCCGATCAGGCCCGGTCCCGGGCGACCGGCGGGACCGGCCTCGGCCTCGCCATCGTCAAGCACATCGCCACCAACCACGGTGGCCGTGTGGACGTGACCAGCGCCCTCGGCGAGGGCTCGACGTTCACCCTGCGCCTACCGGCGCGCCCGCCCGAATCCCCCTCGCTGTCACCGACGGCAACTGAGATCTAG
- the phoU gene encoding phosphate signaling complex protein PhoU, whose protein sequence is MREEFQAELTEVNRLLVTMAESVREALRKATTALLTADLQAAEAVIKRDADVDAIFQQVEAKVADIIVRQAPVAIDLRRAITALHISADLERMGDLAEHVAKTAARRHPSPAVPAELRPVFKGMAEIADQMAEKITTVLTHSDAGLAAELEKDDDAIDDLERQLFKIMLADDWPYGAETAIDGALLGRFYERYADHAVNISEHTIYLVTGEPVAGQG, encoded by the coding sequence ATGCGCGAGGAGTTCCAGGCCGAACTCACCGAGGTGAACCGGCTTTTGGTGACCATGGCAGAGTCGGTGCGCGAGGCGCTTCGCAAGGCGACGACCGCGCTGCTCACCGCCGACCTGCAGGCGGCCGAGGCCGTCATCAAGCGGGACGCCGACGTGGACGCGATCTTCCAGCAGGTCGAGGCGAAGGTGGCGGACATCATCGTCCGCCAGGCGCCGGTCGCGATCGACCTGCGCCGGGCGATCACCGCCCTGCACATCTCCGCCGACCTGGAGCGGATGGGCGACCTGGCCGAGCACGTGGCCAAGACCGCCGCCCGGCGGCACCCGTCGCCGGCCGTGCCGGCCGAGCTGCGCCCGGTCTTCAAGGGCATGGCCGAGATCGCCGACCAGATGGCCGAGAAGATCACCACCGTGCTGACGCACAGCGACGCCGGCCTCGCGGCCGAGCTGGAGAAGGACGACGACGCGATCGACGACCTGGAGCGGCAGCTTTTCAAGATCATGCTGGCCGACGACTGGCCGTACGGGGCGGAGACCGCGATCGACGGCGCGCTGCTCGGCCGGTTCTACGAGCGGTACGCCGACCACGCGGTGAACATCAGCGAGCACACCATCTACCTGGTCACCGGGGAGCCGGTCGCGGGTCAGGGCTGA
- a CDS encoding phosphoglyceromutase, with product MTGTLVLLRHGNSEWNAKNLFTGWVDVDLDAKGEDEARRGGELLKEQNVLPDVVHTSLLRRAIRTSEIALHITDRHWIPVKRSWRLNERHYGALQGKDKKQTLDTYGEEQFMLWRRSYDVPPPPIEDDSEFSQANDARYADLPPEIKPKAECLKDVLDRALPYWYDAIVPDLRAGKTVLVAAHGNSLRAIVKHLDAISDEAIAKLNIPTGIPLRYDLDENLRPITAGGTYLDPQAAKEAAAAVANQGR from the coding sequence ATGACTGGAACCCTGGTGCTGTTGCGGCACGGCAACAGCGAGTGGAACGCCAAGAACCTCTTCACCGGCTGGGTCGACGTGGACCTGGACGCCAAGGGCGAGGATGAGGCCCGGCGCGGCGGAGAGCTGCTCAAGGAACAGAATGTGCTGCCCGACGTCGTGCACACCAGCCTGCTGCGGCGTGCCATCCGCACCAGCGAGATCGCCCTGCACATCACCGACCGGCACTGGATCCCGGTGAAGCGGTCGTGGCGGCTCAACGAGCGGCACTACGGCGCTCTGCAGGGCAAGGACAAGAAGCAGACCCTGGACACCTACGGCGAGGAGCAGTTCATGCTCTGGCGCCGGTCGTACGACGTGCCCCCGCCGCCGATCGAGGACGACTCGGAGTTCTCCCAGGCGAACGACGCCCGTTACGCCGACCTCCCGCCGGAGATCAAGCCGAAGGCGGAGTGCCTGAAGGACGTGCTCGACCGCGCCCTGCCGTACTGGTACGACGCGATCGTCCCGGACCTGCGGGCCGGTAAGACGGTGCTGGTCGCCGCGCACGGCAACTCGCTGCGCGCGATCGTCAAGCACCTGGACGCGATCTCCGACGAGGCGATCGCGAAGCTGAACATCCCGACCGGCATCCCGCTGCGCTACGACCTGGACGAGAACCTGCGCCCGATCACGGCCGGCGGGACGTACCTGGACCCGCAGGCGGCCAAGGAGGCCGCGGCCGCGGTCGCCAACCAGGGGCGCTGA